One genomic window of Arachis stenosperma cultivar V10309 chromosome 10, arast.V10309.gnm1.PFL2, whole genome shotgun sequence includes the following:
- the LOC130955597 gene encoding ethylene receptor 1 isoform X2 yields MWFKATESCNCIEPQWPADELLVKYQYISDFFIALAYFSIPLELIYFVKKSAVFPYRWVLVQFGAFIVLCGATHLINLWTFTVHTRTVAMVMTAAKVLTAVVSCATALMLVHIIPDLLSVKTRELFLKNKAAELDREMGLIRTQEETGRHVRMLTHEIRSTLDRHTILKTTLIELGRTLALEECALWMPTRTGLELQLAYTLRQQNPVGYTVPIHLPVINQVFSSNRAVKISPNCPVARLRPHTGKYLPGEVVAVRVPLLNLSNFQIYDWPEVSTRSYALMVLMLPSDSARQWHVHELELVEVVADQETELTAEQRLMVETILKSSNLLATLINDVLDLSRLEDGSLQLETTTFSLHSVFREVLNLIKPVASVKRLSLTLHLASDLPAYAVGDEKRLMQTILNVVGNAVKFSKEGSISITAIVAKPESFKDARIPEFLPVPSDSHFYLRVQVKDSGSGINPQDIPKLFTKFAQSQAVQTKGPAGSGLGLAICRRFVNLMEGHIWIESEGIGKGCTVTFIVKLGIPDRPNESKLAFAPKVPGNHVSTNFGGLKVLVMDDNGVNRSVTKGLLLHLGCDVTTAGSSEECLRIISPEHRVVFMDVCTGLDGYELAIRIQEKFKKRQDRPLIVALTGNTNKVTKENCMRVGMDGLILKPVSVDKMRGVLSELLEHRVLFEAI; encoded by the exons ATGTGGTTCAAAGCTACGGAATCTTGCAACTGTATAGAGCCGCAATGGCCTGCGGATGAATTACTGGTGAAATACCAATACATCTCAGATTTCTTCATCGCGCTTGCGTATTTCTCAATCCCTCTCGAACTCATCTACTTCGTTAAGAAATCAGCGGTTTTTCCGTACAGATGGGTTCTTGTGCAGTTCGGTGCCTTCATTGTTCTATGCGGAGCCACGCATCTTATTAACCTCTGGACCTTCACTGTTCACACGAGAACCGTCGCTATGGTAATGACCGCCGCTAAGGTTCTAACTGCCGTTGTTTCTTGCGCTACTGCGCTTATGCTTGTACATATTATTCCTGATTTACTTAGCGTTAAGACCAGAGAGCTATTTTTGAAGAACAAGGCTGCAGAACTTGATAGAGAAATGGGATTGATTCGTACTCAGGAGGAAACTGGTAGGCATGTTAGGATGTTAACTCATGAAATTAGAAGCACTTTGGATAGACACACAATCTTGAAGACTACGCTTATAGAGTTGGGAAGAACTTTGGCGCTTGAGGAGTGTGCTTTATGGATGCCAACACGAACAGGGTTGGAGCTTCAATTGGCCTATACGTTGCGGCAGCAGAATCCGGTTGGGTATACCGTGCCAATTCATCTGCCTGTGATTAATCAAGTGTTTAGTAGCAACCGGGCGGTGAAGATTTCGCCGAATTGCCCGGTTGCGAGGTTAAGGCCTCATACGGGGAAATACTTGCCAGGAGAAGTGGTTGCTGTTAGGGTACCTTTACTGAATCTGTCTAATTTTCAAATATATGATTGGCCGGAGGTTTCCACGAGAAGCTATGCTTTGATGGTGTTGATGCTTCCATCGGACAGTGCTAGACAATGGCATGTACATGAGCTAGAGTTGGTTGAGGTAGTTGCTGATCAG GAAACAGAGTTGACGGCTGAGCAACGTCTGATGGTAGAGACAATATTGAAAAGCAGCAATTTGTTGGCTACTCTCATCAATGATGTTTTGGATCTTTCACGGCTTGAAGATGGTAGTCTTCAACTTGAAACAACAACATTTAGCCTTCATTCTGTTTTTAGAGAG GTCCTTAACTTGATTAAGCCCGTTGCATCTGTCAAAAGATTGTCTCTCACTTTACATCTAGCTTCAGATTTGCCAGCGTATGCCGTTGGCGATGAAAAACGTCTAATGCAAACTATTCTTAATGTTGTTGGTAATGCTGTGAAGTTCTCAAAAGAGGGCAGCATTTCCATCACTGCTATTGTTGCAAAGCCTGAATCCTTCAAGGATGCTAGAATTCCTGAGTTTCTTCCAGTGCCAAGTGACAGTCACTTTTATTTGCGTGTACAG gtaaaggattcaggatcaggAATTAACCCACAAGATATTCCAAAGTTATTCACCAAGTTTGCACAAAGCCAAGCAGTACAGACTAAAGGTCCTGCTGGAAGTGGACTTGGCCTTGCCATTTGTAGGAG GTTTGTAAATCTCATGGAAGGGCATATTTGGATTGAAAGTGAAGGTATTGGTAAAGGATGTACAGTCACTTTTATTGTGAAGCTTGGAATCCCTGACCGACCAAATGAATCTAAATTGGCGTTTGCTCCTAAAGTTCCTGGAAATCATGTATCTACAAACTTTGGAGGCCTCAAGGTTCTTGTCATGGATGATAATGG GGTTAACAGGTCAGTAACAAAGGGACTACTACTTCATTTAGGATGCGATGTTACAACTGCAGGCTCAAGTGAAGAGTGTCTGCGCATCATTTCGCCAGAACACAGAGTGGTCTTCATGGATGTGTGTACAGGGTTAGACGGATATGAACTAGCGATACGTATACAGGAGAAGTTTAAGAAACGCCAAGATAGGCCATTAATAGTTGCTCTTACTGGGAACACAAACAAGGTGACAAAAGAGAACTGTATGAGGGTCGGTATGGATGGCCTTATACTGAAACCTGTTTCTGTTGACAAAATGAGGGGTGTTTTGTCTGAACTCCTTGAGCACCGAGTTCTGTTTGAAGCTATTTAA
- the LOC130955597 gene encoding ethylene receptor isoform X1: MWFKATESCNCIEPQWPADELLVKYQYISDFFIALAYFSIPLELIYFVKKSAVFPYRWVLVQFGAFIVLCGATHLINLWTFTVHTRTVAMVMTAAKVLTAVVSCATALMLVHIIPDLLSVKTRELFLKNKAAELDREMGLIRTQEETGRHVRMLTHEIRSTLDRHTILKTTLIELGRTLALEECALWMPTRTGLELQLAYTLRQQNPVGYTVPIHLPVINQVFSSNRAVKISPNCPVARLRPHTGKYLPGEVVAVRVPLLNLSNFQIYDWPEVSTRSYALMVLMLPSDSARQWHVHELELVEVVADQVAVALSHAAILEESMRARNLLIEQNVALDLARREAETAIHARNDFLAVMNHEMRTPMHAIIALSSLLQETELTAEQRLMVETILKSSNLLATLINDVLDLSRLEDGSLQLETTTFSLHSVFREVLNLIKPVASVKRLSLTLHLASDLPAYAVGDEKRLMQTILNVVGNAVKFSKEGSISITAIVAKPESFKDARIPEFLPVPSDSHFYLRVQVKDSGSGINPQDIPKLFTKFAQSQAVQTKGPAGSGLGLAICRRFVNLMEGHIWIESEGIGKGCTVTFIVKLGIPDRPNESKLAFAPKVPGNHVSTNFGGLKVLVMDDNGVNRSVTKGLLLHLGCDVTTAGSSEECLRIISPEHRVVFMDVCTGLDGYELAIRIQEKFKKRQDRPLIVALTGNTNKVTKENCMRVGMDGLILKPVSVDKMRGVLSELLEHRVLFEAI; this comes from the exons ATGTGGTTCAAAGCTACGGAATCTTGCAACTGTATAGAGCCGCAATGGCCTGCGGATGAATTACTGGTGAAATACCAATACATCTCAGATTTCTTCATCGCGCTTGCGTATTTCTCAATCCCTCTCGAACTCATCTACTTCGTTAAGAAATCAGCGGTTTTTCCGTACAGATGGGTTCTTGTGCAGTTCGGTGCCTTCATTGTTCTATGCGGAGCCACGCATCTTATTAACCTCTGGACCTTCACTGTTCACACGAGAACCGTCGCTATGGTAATGACCGCCGCTAAGGTTCTAACTGCCGTTGTTTCTTGCGCTACTGCGCTTATGCTTGTACATATTATTCCTGATTTACTTAGCGTTAAGACCAGAGAGCTATTTTTGAAGAACAAGGCTGCAGAACTTGATAGAGAAATGGGATTGATTCGTACTCAGGAGGAAACTGGTAGGCATGTTAGGATGTTAACTCATGAAATTAGAAGCACTTTGGATAGACACACAATCTTGAAGACTACGCTTATAGAGTTGGGAAGAACTTTGGCGCTTGAGGAGTGTGCTTTATGGATGCCAACACGAACAGGGTTGGAGCTTCAATTGGCCTATACGTTGCGGCAGCAGAATCCGGTTGGGTATACCGTGCCAATTCATCTGCCTGTGATTAATCAAGTGTTTAGTAGCAACCGGGCGGTGAAGATTTCGCCGAATTGCCCGGTTGCGAGGTTAAGGCCTCATACGGGGAAATACTTGCCAGGAGAAGTGGTTGCTGTTAGGGTACCTTTACTGAATCTGTCTAATTTTCAAATATATGATTGGCCGGAGGTTTCCACGAGAAGCTATGCTTTGATGGTGTTGATGCTTCCATCGGACAGTGCTAGACAATGGCATGTACATGAGCTAGAGTTGGTTGAGGTAGTTGCTGATCAG GTAGCTGTTGCTCTTTCACATGCTGCAATCTTAGAAGAATCAATGAGGGCAAGGAATCTGCTGATAGAGCAGAATGTTGCCCTTGATCTAGCAAGAAGAGAAGCAGAAACTGCCATCCATGCTCGCAATGACTTTTTGGCAGTTATGAACCATGAGATGAGAACTCCCATGCATGCGATTATTGCACTCTCTTCTTTGTTACAGGAAACAGAGTTGACGGCTGAGCAACGTCTGATGGTAGAGACAATATTGAAAAGCAGCAATTTGTTGGCTACTCTCATCAATGATGTTTTGGATCTTTCACGGCTTGAAGATGGTAGTCTTCAACTTGAAACAACAACATTTAGCCTTCATTCTGTTTTTAGAGAG GTCCTTAACTTGATTAAGCCCGTTGCATCTGTCAAAAGATTGTCTCTCACTTTACATCTAGCTTCAGATTTGCCAGCGTATGCCGTTGGCGATGAAAAACGTCTAATGCAAACTATTCTTAATGTTGTTGGTAATGCTGTGAAGTTCTCAAAAGAGGGCAGCATTTCCATCACTGCTATTGTTGCAAAGCCTGAATCCTTCAAGGATGCTAGAATTCCTGAGTTTCTTCCAGTGCCAAGTGACAGTCACTTTTATTTGCGTGTACAG gtaaaggattcaggatcaggAATTAACCCACAAGATATTCCAAAGTTATTCACCAAGTTTGCACAAAGCCAAGCAGTACAGACTAAAGGTCCTGCTGGAAGTGGACTTGGCCTTGCCATTTGTAGGAG GTTTGTAAATCTCATGGAAGGGCATATTTGGATTGAAAGTGAAGGTATTGGTAAAGGATGTACAGTCACTTTTATTGTGAAGCTTGGAATCCCTGACCGACCAAATGAATCTAAATTGGCGTTTGCTCCTAAAGTTCCTGGAAATCATGTATCTACAAACTTTGGAGGCCTCAAGGTTCTTGTCATGGATGATAATGG GGTTAACAGGTCAGTAACAAAGGGACTACTACTTCATTTAGGATGCGATGTTACAACTGCAGGCTCAAGTGAAGAGTGTCTGCGCATCATTTCGCCAGAACACAGAGTGGTCTTCATGGATGTGTGTACAGGGTTAGACGGATATGAACTAGCGATACGTATACAGGAGAAGTTTAAGAAACGCCAAGATAGGCCATTAATAGTTGCTCTTACTGGGAACACAAACAAGGTGACAAAAGAGAACTGTATGAGGGTCGGTATGGATGGCCTTATACTGAAACCTGTTTCTGTTGACAAAATGAGGGGTGTTTTGTCTGAACTCCTTGAGCACCGAGTTCTGTTTGAAGCTATTTAA
- the LOC130957575 gene encoding uncharacterized protein LOC130957575 codes for MARNFDDMFNEVLYGKRRRQDNTLIDHWIDECLFEDSEEEDIDRSSIPTPRTWINRDREAGHDRLFQDYFADEPMVDATGRRSLSSLQKCTAVIRMLAYGVAADTVDDYVRIGESTIIECLKKFVESVISVFEDEYLRKPNPNNTWKGMYMSGYRGVATIVLEVVASSDLWIWHAFFEVSSSNNDINVLD; via the exons ATGGCTAGAAATTTTGATGATATGTTTAATGAGGTTTTGTATGGCAAAAGAAGACGGCAAGATAACACACTCATAGATCATTGGATCGATGAGTGTTTATTTGAAGattcagaagaagaagatatcgATAGAAGCTCTATCCCAACTCCTCGTACATGGATCAACAGAGATCGAGAAGCAGGACATGATCGTCTTTTTCAAGATTACTTTGCAGATGAACCG ATGGTTGATGCAACTGGAAGAAGAAGCTTGTCATCACTCCAAAAATGCACCGCTGTGATACGGATGTTAGCATATGGCGTAGCAGCTGATACTGTTGATGATTATGTACGCATAGGCGAGAGCACTATAATTGAATGCTTGAAAAAATTTGTTGAAAGTGTCATTTCGGTGTTCGAGGATGAATACTTGCGAAAACCAAATCCAAATAAT ACGTGGAAAGGTATGTACATGAGTGGTTATCGTGGGGTTGCAACCATAGTACTTGAGGTTGTAGCATCTTCAGACCTTTGGATATGGCATGCGTTCTTTGAAGTTTCAAGTTCAAATAACGATATCAACGTGTTAGATTGA